From one Neofelis nebulosa isolate mNeoNeb1 chromosome 4, mNeoNeb1.pri, whole genome shotgun sequence genomic stretch:
- the SPC24 gene encoding kinetochore protein Spc24 isoform X1, producing MAAFRDMEEVSQGLLSLLGANRAEAQQRRLLGRHEQVVERLLETQDSAEQRLREILAAEEEVAQSLLDAKERAHRGGAELQQLEAELRKAGEEDTRLKASLLYPSRELEELKETEASLERQEREVDEDTTVTIPSAVYVAQLYRQISKIEWDYECEPGMVKGIHHGPSVAQPVQLDSTQLSKKFISDYLWNLVDTDW from the exons ATGGCGGCCTTCCGCGACATGGAGGAGGTGAGCCAGGGGCTGCTGAGCCTGTTGGGCGCCAACCGCGCGGAGGCGCAGCAACGGCGGCTGCTGGGGCGCCACGAGCAGGTGGTGGAACGGCTGCTGGAGACGCAAGACAGCGCCGAACAACGGCTGCGAG AGATCCTGGCCGCAGAAGAAGAAGTGGCCCAGAGCCTTCTGGATGCGAAGGAGCGGGCGCACCGGGGGGGCGCCGAGTTGCAGCAGCTCGAAGCTGAGCTCCGGAAGGCCGGCGAGGAGGACACCCGTCTGAAGGCCAGCCTCCTATATCCTTC CAGAGAGCTGGAGGAGCTCAAGGAGACCGAGGCCAGTCTcgagaggcaggagagggaagtTGACGAAGACACGACTGTCACCATCCCTTCGGCCGT GTATGTGGCTCAGCTTTATCGCCAGATTAGTAAAATTGAGTGGGACTATGAGTGTGAGCCAGGGATGGTCAAAGGCA TTCATCACGGCCCCAGCGTCGCCCAGCCTGTCCAGCTGGACAGCACCCAGCTCTCCAAGAAGTTCATCAGCGACTATCTCTGGAACTTGGTAGACACGGACTGGTAG
- the SPC24 gene encoding kinetochore protein Spc24 isoform X2, translating into MDFRMAATSQRVSGEYRSWQELANSERSTSRSWGTQEILAAEEEVAQSLLDAKERAHRGGAELQQLEAELRKAGEEDTRLKASLLYPSRELEELKETEASLERQEREVDEDTTVTIPSAVYVAQLYRQISKIEWDYECEPGMVKGIHHGPSVAQPVQLDSTQLSKKFISDYLWNLVDTDW; encoded by the exons ATGGACTTCAGGATGGCAGCCACCTCCCAGAGAGTTAGTGGTGAATATAGGAGCTGGCAGGAACTGGCAAATTCCGAGCGGTCCACGAGCAGGAGCTGGGGGACTCAAG AGATCCTGGCCGCAGAAGAAGAAGTGGCCCAGAGCCTTCTGGATGCGAAGGAGCGGGCGCACCGGGGGGGCGCCGAGTTGCAGCAGCTCGAAGCTGAGCTCCGGAAGGCCGGCGAGGAGGACACCCGTCTGAAGGCCAGCCTCCTATATCCTTC CAGAGAGCTGGAGGAGCTCAAGGAGACCGAGGCCAGTCTcgagaggcaggagagggaagtTGACGAAGACACGACTGTCACCATCCCTTCGGCCGT GTATGTGGCTCAGCTTTATCGCCAGATTAGTAAAATTGAGTGGGACTATGAGTGTGAGCCAGGGATGGTCAAAGGCA TTCATCACGGCCCCAGCGTCGCCCAGCCTGTCCAGCTGGACAGCACCCAGCTCTCCAAGAAGTTCATCAGCGACTATCTCTGGAACTTGGTAGACACGGACTGGTAG